DNA sequence from the Salvelinus alpinus chromosome 7, SLU_Salpinus.1, whole genome shotgun sequence genome:
gaagtttgccaatgaccatctggatgatccagaggaggaatgggagaaggtcatgtggtctgatgattcaaaaatagagctttttggtctaaactccactcgccgtgtttggaggaagaagaaggatgagtacaaccccaagaacaccatcccaaccgtgaagcatggaggtggaaacatcattctttggggatgcttttctgcaaaggggacaggacgactgcaccgtattgaggggaggatggatggggccatgtattgcgagatcttagccaacaacctccttccctcagtaagagcattgaagatgggtcgtggctgggtcttccagcatgacaacgacccgaaacacacagccagggcaactaaggagtggctccgtaagaagcatctcaaggtcctggagtggcctagccagtctccagacctgaacccaaaagaaaatctttggagggagctgaaagtccgtattgtccagcgacagccccgaaacctgaaggatctggagaaggtctgtatggaggagtgggccaaaatccctgctgcagtgtgtgcaaacctggtcaagaactataggaaacgtatgatctctgtaattgcaaacaaaggtttctgtaccaaatattaagttctgctattctgatgtatcaaatacttatgtcatgcaataaaatgcaaattaattacttaaaaatcatacaatgtgattttctggatttttgttttagattccgtctctcacagttgaagtgtacctatgataaaaattacagacctctacatgctttgtaagtaggaaaacctgcaaaattggcagtgtatcaaatacttgttctccccactgtatgttgtgttttcgctgtaaaacacttaaagaatcggaaatattggctggattcacaagatgtttatctttcatttgctgtacaaaatgtatttttcataaatgttttatgatgagtatttatgtatttcacgttgctctctgtaattattctggctgttttggtgctatttatgatcatggcaccaatgtaaaaccaggatttgtagctataaatatgcacattttcgaacaaaacataaatgtattgtataacatgatgttataagactgtcatctaatgaagttgttcaaagttTAGTGAttgattttatctctatttgtgggttttgtgaaagctatgtgtcacaccctggccttagttatctttgttttcattattattttagttaggtcagggtgtgacatggtgtagtatgtgtttttgtattgtctagggtgttgtatggtttagggggttaagtagagtagatggtttagtgttcagtgtaggtgtctaggaaagtctatggttgcctgaattggttctcaattagagacagctggttattgttgtctctgattgggagccatatttaaggcagccataggctttagctggttgtgggtaattgtctatgtgtagtgtttgtgtcagcactatttatatgtatagcgtcacggtcgtcagtttgttattttgttagtttgtgtatagttgttcgtttcttggtttttctctcttctttaataaaagaggatgtattttgcacacgctgcgccttggtccaatctctctcaagaagacgatcgtgacagaattacccaccaatctaggaccaagcggcgtgtcaagcggcaacaggacccacctacacaggattcatggacatgggaggagatactggatggtaagggaccttgggcacaaccaggagaatatcgcctccctcgtgaagagctggaggcagttaaagccgagaggaggcgatatgaggaggcagcacggaagcaaggctggaagcccgtgagtacaacccaaaaatgtcttggggggggccttaaagggagtgtggcgaagtcaggtaggagacctgcacctactccctgtacttaccgtggagagcgaaagtacgggcagatACCGTGttgcagtagagcgcatggtgtctcctgtacgcgtgcatagcgcggttcggtacattccagctccacgtatcggccgggctaaattgagcgttgagccggatgtcatgaagccggcccaacgcatctggccaccagtgcgtctcctcgggccggcttacatagcaccagccttacgtatggtgtccccggttcgcctacatagcccggtgcgggttattccacctccccgcactggtcgggcgacggggagcatacaaccaggtaaggttggacaggctcagtgctcaagggagccagtacgcctgcacggtccggtatttccagcgccacctccccgctccagcccagtaccaccagtgcctacaccacgcaccaggcttcctgtgcgtcttcagagccctgtgcctcctccacgcaatagctctatggtgcgtgtctccagccctttatcaccagtgccaacaccacgcaccaagcctcctgtgtgtccccagagtcctgtgcgtcctgttgctgctccccgcactagccctgagatgcgtgtcctcagcccggtaccaccagttacggcaccacgcactaggcctaatgtgcgtccccagggtccagcatgccctgttccttctccccgcactagcctgaaggtgcgtgtccttagcccggtacctccagttccggcaccacgcaccaggcctacagtgcgtctcagccggccagagtctgccgtctgcccaacggcgcctgaactgcccgtctgcccaacggcgcctgaactgcccgtctgcccaacggcgcctgaactgcccgtctgcccaacggcgcctgaactgcccgtctgcccaacggcgcctgtactgcccgtctgcccaacgccgtctgaactgtccgtctgccatgagtcttcaaagccgcccgtctgtactgagcctgcaaagccgcccgtctgccatgagccttcagagccgtctgccagacaggagccgctagagcctaccgccagacaggagcagccagagccttccgccagacaggatcagccagagccttccgccagacaggatcagccagagccttccgccagacaggatcagccagagccttccgccagacaggatcagccagagccttccgccagacaggatcagccagagccttccgccagccaggatcagccagatccgtcagccagccaggatcagccagatccgtcagccagccatgagcagccagatccgtcagccagccatgagcagccagatccgtcagccagccatgagcagccagatccgtcagccagccatgagcagccagatccgtcagccagccatgagcagccagagccgtcagccagccatgagcagccagatccgtcagccatccatgagcagccagatccgtcagccatccatgagcagccagatcagtcagccagccatgagcagccagatccgtcagccagccatgagcagccagatccgtcagccagccatgagcagccagatccgtcagccagccatgagcagccagatccgtcagccagccatgagccgtccagccaggatccgccagagccgtccagccaggatccgccagagccgtccagccaggatccgccagagccagccagccaggatccgccattcagtccggtgctgccccttagtccggtgctgccccttatcccggtgctgccccttatcccggtgctgccccttatcccggtgctgccccttatcccggtgctgccccttatcccggtgctgccccttagtccggtgctgccccttagtccggtgccgccacttagtccggtgctgccccttaatccagtggggttaagttggagggtggtcatttggaggaggctacgaaagcgggtagtgactatgatggggggggaccacgaccagtaccagagccgccaccgtggacagacgcccacccagaccctcccctagactttatgctggtgcgtccggagttcgcaccttaaggggggggttatgtcacaccctggccttagttatctttgttttcattattattttagttaggtcagggtgtgacatggtgtagtatgtgtttttgtattgtctagggtgttgtatggtttagggggttaagtagagtagatggtttagtgttcagtgaaggtgtctaggaaagtctatggttgcctgaattggttctcaattagagacagctggttattgttgtctctgattgggagccatatttaaggcagccataggctttagctggttgtgggtaattgtctatgtgtagtgtttgtgtcagcactatttatatgtatagcgtcacggtcgtcagtttgttattttgttagtttgtgtatagttgttcgtttcttggtttttctctcttctttaataaaagaggatgtattttgcacacgctgcgccttggtccaatctctctcaagaagacgatcgtgacactatgtttgcggtgaaaaaatggcgttgtgtgtttggctattgtggtgagctaacataaatatatattgtgttttcgctgtaaaacattttaaaaatcggaaatgttggctggattcacaagatgtttatctttcatttgctgtattggacttgtgatttcatgaaattatattatatgatatccctgtggcgctaggctaggctatgctagtcagcttttttgatgaggatgatcccggatccgggagggggggTCGGTCGAggctaactcatgaagctggttgagagaataccaagagtgcaaagctgtcatcaaggcaaacggtggctactttgaagaatcaaatataaaatctcttttgatttgtttaactttttagggatagggggcagcattttcactttggatgaatagcgtgcccagagtgaactttctcctactctgtcccagatgctaatatatgcatattattattactattgaatagaaaactctctgaagtttctaaaactgtttgaatgatgtctgtgagtataacagaactcatatggcaggcaaaaacctgagaaaaaatccaaacaggaagtgggaattctgaggctggtcgattttcaactcatcgcctattgaaatcccagttggatatggatctgtttgcacttcctacggcttccactagatgtcaacagtctgtggaacgttgaatgaagcttctactgtgatgtggggctgaatgagagggaatatgatatcgacttgcgttccattacttctatagattccggttggaatgttattgaatatttatgataacaacatcctaaagattgattctatacttagtttgacaagtttattcgacctgtaatataactttttgaagttttcgtccgaagttcgcctggacctgcacgagcgtttggatatgtgtactaaacatgctaacaaaagtagctacttggacataaatactggacattatcgaacaaaacaacaatttattgtggaactaggattcctgggagtgcattctgatgaagatcatcaaaggtaagggaatatttataatgtaattttgtatttctcttgactccaacatggcggagaaatgttgtttctatctgagcgtCGTCTcaaattattgcatggtttgctttttccgtaaagtatttttgaaatctgacacagcggttgcattaagaacaagagtatctttaattctatgtaaaacatgtatctttcatcaaagtttatgaagagtatttctgttatttgatgtggctctctagatttctccggatattttggaggcatttctgaacatggcgccaatgtaaactgagatttttgtatataaatatgcacattatcgaacaaaacatacatgtattgtgtaacatgatgtcctatgagtgtcatctgatgaagatcatcaaaggttagtgattaattttatctctatttgtgctttttgtgactcctatttttggctgggaaaatggctgtgtgttttttggacttggcggtgatctaacataatcatatgttgtgttttcgctgtaaagcattttttacatcggacacgatgggtagattaacaagatgtttatctttcatttgctgtattggacttgttaatgtgtgaaagttacatatttcaaaaaaaaaaaattgaatttcccgcgctgccttttcagcggaatgttgtgtcctagaaaggttaaaacttttttggttactacatgattccatacagtatgtgttatgtgttatttcatagttttgatgtcttcactattattatacaatgtagaaaatagaaaaataaagaaaaaccctggaatgagtaggtgtgtccaaacttttgtatGGTACTGtctataaataaggtatttctgtttttttatttttaatccattttccCCAAAAATTCCAAAACCtgttttttgcattgtcattatggggtattgtgtatagattgatgaggaaattgttttattcaaaccattttagaataaggctgtaacgtaataaaatgtgggaaaagtcaaggggtctgaatactttccgaaggcactgtgtctCCCTACCTATCTCATTTCAACTGTTGATCACCGGGTGTCTGAGACTATGTCAGTATGTTGATAGAAACATACCAGTGAGAGACACATGAGACACATGAGACACATGACCAACACTCACATAGGCAATTTGATTTAAAGAAAATATTTATTCACATTGATAATAGTACATTTAAATTGTGTGGGTATACGTGCATTcttatgtatttgtgtgtgcatcTTTGTTAATTGTTAGCATGCGTAcataggtgtgtgtatgtgtgcgtgtgcgtgtgcgtgtgtgtgtgcgtgtgtgtgtgtgtgtgtgtgtgtgtgtgtgtgtgtgtgtgtgtgtgtgtgtgtgcgcgcatgttcGCGTGTTCGCGAGTGTGTGTTTACATGATCACTTTTACAATTTCTCTTAAATACTTTTTTGTACAATTCCCTATCAGTTAGGAGAGGCAAAACAACCAACAAGAAAGAAAAACAAAAACCATTCCAAACATTCTAATCATTCCAAAGATAAAGGATAGACCTGGCAGATCAATTAGAAGGGAGTCTCAGGGACATTGAGGATCTGAGCTGAGAGCCCGTTGTGCCAGTTCTTCAGCTTGCGGAAGCGAGGTCCTTTCACCTCCGATTCAAACTTATCcctgggagaaagacagagagattaAGACGGagggtaaagtgtgtgtgtgtgtgtgtgtgtgtgtgtgtgtgtgtgtgtgtgtgtgtgtgtgtgtgtgtgtgtgtgtgtgtgtgtgtgcgcgtgcgcgcctCACCTCGACCTCTGCAGGGCCTCCTCATCTGGGTCTTGCACTgaggacagagaagggagagaagagagggagaagagaggtgaggatACATAAAACATGAAGAGGAGAAATCTCTGaagtacagagacagagaagacatgagatgaagagggaaggagagagtagagagagaataagagctaGACAGaacaagagcgagagaaagaggtcGTTGACTAGAGGTGTACTGACTGTATTCGGTGCCGGTGAGGTGGGCCAGCATCTTGAAGCTCTTGGACTGCAAGTTGGCAGCCCGTCTGGCCCACTCGGCAATCTCCTCGTCTCTATCATGTGTCTGGATCACAGCCTGGTAGACTGGAGACGCACTGTCAACCACCGGGTCCTTCATAGGCAGGGAACCACTGCAGGCAGGGGACATGGTGTCAGTAACTAGTCCatagatgcggtaaagaggtcAACGGAATGCAGACCATAGGGGATAGAAGAAGGATACAGGCTCGGTGCACATTGCACAGGACCAAGTTTGTTAAACCCTGGAGTTAGTCGTTCTCAATTCTCTACACATCGTCCCCCAGCTGGTTCAGAGCTATCACACCCACCGGATTCAACTTGTTCCTTTACCCAAAAATAAAAACGATGGTATTTTTCTTTATAGGACCTTTAATAAAGGTTTCATAAAGAACCCtaaaaaagggttctatatagcccCGAAAAGGGTTGTAACCACAGCGGAACCCTTTTTTGGTGTTATATAGAATAATTTTGTAATGGTTATTTACAGAACCTTTATGTGgaatggttctataaagaacctttcTCAATCTTAATAAAGGTTCTTTGTGGAACCAAACAGTTTTTTAAAATTCTGGTTTAATAGCCAAATAATATTGTTAAAATTCGATAGTTTGTATTATTGTGTCATGTATTACATTTAGAACCTgatgagcatggttctttatagaaccttcaaaAAAAGGTTTcatatagcaccaaaaagggttctgctatggttacaagccaaagaacccttATTTGTCACTATATCgaaccatttgtttttagtgtgtaGGGTTAGGAGCATCATCTAGTGTTTTGGGGGGTTAGAACAGGAGGGGGAGACCAGTGATACTCAGAAAATTCCCTTTTATGTCATCAGAACAGAGTTAACCCCTAAAAACATTCTGAAACAGCTTAGTTAACCCCTGAAACACAGCAGTTCACCTCTGGATGCAAGAAACTGGACACACGGACAatgagacagttacacagagagaAAAATAGCTAGACACATGGATAGAGCCATGTGAAAAATACAAGAACCATATGATATATGCAAATGTATCATGTGATGATATCATATGAGACAGATGTGAGTTTGATACTGTTTATTAGACTTACAGCGTATACGCCGAACATGAGCCCAATATTAGTTTATTACACGTTATTTACATATCATATATGAGAGGAGAGTGAGTAGGCGGTGAGTAAAGGGTGAGTCGAGGGTGATACTTACGCCAGGGGGGAGCCAGCAGGTACATCATCACTGAGGTCACATGATCAGAGGGGGGCGAGGTGGGGGTTTGGGGGTGGATGACACAACACAGGGTGGTTGATTGGTTGGTGGGTtgtagaggaaggaaggaaggaaggaaggaaggaaggaaggaaggaaggaaggaaggaaggaaggaaggaaggaaggaaggaaggaaggattaaaaaaaaagaaagaaagatgggATTGACACAGACGATAACTGGGACCCAGACAGAGTACCCGCCTCTTAACACAAAATGTATTCtctgcattgtgtgtgtgctCTCCTACCCCTCATGGCCCTTGGACTGTGACTGTCCGGCTATAGCGTCCATGATGGCGTCCTGTGAGTACATGGAGATGGGGGTGTTGTACTGAGCGTGAACGATGGTGGCCTTGCCTCCCGGGCCGCGCACCTCGATGGGCTTATGGGTAGACAGAGCCGAGTCCTTCAGAGCTATGGGGTTAAAGCTGGGCACATACTCCTGACTGGAGAGCAATATGGCCGGTGGGTACAGGGTCATTTTGGGAGGGTTGGTTGGGTTTTGTGCGATGAAGGGGGCAGGTGGCAATGGGGATCCATATTTGGGTTCACAGGTTGTAAGGGAGTCAGACGACCGGGCGGAGATAAtataaagaggggagagagggagaaaagaaagagagaaaaaaaggtgCAGGGATGGTGAGAGGTGCAACAGGAGTAGGGTTAAGAGTTATCACTTACCTTCCTCAATCTGCGGGCTCACACACTGCACAGCACTACAAGGTAATGCACACATATGATAAACACTACTAATGATTTAGCTAACTCCCTGTGTCTCACTCTAGTACATTTACAGTACCACTGATTACattgtacctgtctgtctctccagtacactaccactacctgtctgtctctcttgtaCACTATATCTGATTGTATAGTACCTGTTTGTTTCTCTCATCACTCTCACACTATCACTGCTTACTTTGTACCTAGTctctatctacagtggggagaacaagtatttgatacactgccgattttgcaggttttcctacttacaaagcatgtagaggtctgtaatttttatcataggtacacttcaactgtgagagacggaatctaaaacaaaaatccagaaaatcacattgtatgatttttaagtaattaatttgcattttattgcatgacataagtatttgatacatcagaaaagcagaacttaatatttggtacagaaacctttgtttgcaattacagagatcatacatttcctgtagttcttgaccaggtttgcacacactgcagcagggattttggcccactcctccatacagaccttctccaggtccttcaggtttcggggctgtcgctgggcaatacggactttcagctccctccaaagattttctattgggttcaggtctggagactggctagaccactccaggaccttgagatgcttcttacagagccactccttagttgccctggctgtgtgttttgggtcgttgtcatgctggaagacccagccacgacccatcttcaatgctcttattgagggaaggaggttgttggccaagatcttgcgatacatggccccatccatcctcccctcaatacggtgcagtcgtcctgtcccctttgcagaaaagtatccccaaagaatgatgtttccacctccatgcttcacggttgggatggtgttcttggggttgtactcatccttcttcttcctccaaacacagcgagtggagtttagaccaaaaagctctatttttgtctcatcagaccacatgaccttctcccattcctcctctggatcatccagatggtcattggcaaacttcagacgggcctggacatgcgctggcttgagcaggggaacttgcgtgcgctgcaggattttaatccatgacggcgtagtgttttactaatggttttctttgagactgtggtctcagctctcttcaggtcattgaccaggtcctgccgtgtagttctgggctgatccctcacctttctcatgatcattgatgccccacgaggtgagatcttgcatggagccccagaccgagggtgattgaccgtcatcttgaacttcttccattttctaataattgcgctaacagttgttgccttctcaccaagctgcttgcctattgtcctgtagcccatcccagccgtgtgcaggtctacaattttatccctgatgtccttacacagctctctggtcttggccattgtggagaggttggagtctgtttgattgagtgtgtggacaggtgtcttttatacaggtaacgagttcaaacaggtgcagttaatacaggtaataagtggagaacaggagggcttcttaaagaaaaactaacaggtctgtgagagccggaattcttactggttggtaggtgatcaaatacttaagtcatgcaataaaatgcaaattaattacttaaaaatcatacaatgtgattttctggatttttgttttagattccgtctctcacagttgaagtgtacctatgataaaaattacagaactctacatgctttgtaagtaggaaaacctgcaaaatcggcagtgtatcaaatacttgttctccccactgtacaatgTAAGCAGATTGAGGTGACTTCCCTTTTTCTACAAATGACCtactttattatttatttgatttgaaatacattGTCTATAGTGTCACCTCAGGACTAGTATATTGAGCATAAGCCATGACTTCAAGAAAATTCACCTGATCACAAAGTGATCAAGAAATACAATGTCTCTGACACGTTTTACGGACTAGCAAGGAAAACCAAATCAACTCAAGCCACTACGAAACAGGCTGtaagacacaaacacactctgcACTCCTAGTTAGTTATGATTCTTTATTAATGCACATATACTACCAATGTGTACAtgcacacatcaacacacacacacacatatatgtgcAGTACCATACGGAATATACTGTGAACGCATGTctacacagcaaattctccagtgttaaataAAAACTATTTACACAGAGaatgttaaatcaacactgaaagTGTGGAGTCTGTGGACTCACATACACACCGGAACAGTGATAAATTATCACATTGCTTAGGGcgcccgagtggtgcagcggtctaaggcactgcatcccagaGCGAAAGGTGTCACTAcaatccctggtttgaatccaggctgtatcacatccggcagtgattgggagtcccatagggcggcgcacaattggcccagggttgtCCGGGTTTGCCCGGAGTAGGCTGTCATTGGAAAtattaatttgttcttaactgacttgcctagtttaaaaaaagcattattcaaatatttcccagagtgcctttCATGTAAATTGTAGAGTTTCCACCCTTAACTGTATTTGTTAGTAACAGAGACATTTCATTCATCTGTTTTTGGTCCTATGGacttcaccaagtgagatcctaagtGATTATGTTATCATATTTTTTTAATCTATTGAACACAATACCATCCGtatttcataaggccttattttgaggccCTATTTTTTCCCTAATACAGGGGCCTGAACTCATACACATCAATTTGAACCAAGACaacacccatcattatcatatttcctaGCATGCTCAGttgatttttagaattgtttcAATATCCGTGTTTGTGCATGAACCTTGACTGATTAAGAGTTATCTTGTACTGCAAGCGGAGTCTGCCACATACACACAGCAACCTGGCAGGATGATTCTGACAAAGATGAATCACTAGAGAATTGATCAATGCTCACACTATGGGCAAGATGCCATTCACGAAGTACAACGCAGCTAAGCATGCACACATACAACCTCTTAAACTTTGTTCATGCAAATTCTGCACATTCAGATGGTACTGACTTTCCAGCCGTGTTTGCAATAATCTGTaacaatatgagagagagagagagagagagagagagagagagagagagagagagagagagagagagagagagagagagagagagagagagtgaaggagagagcagATATTACCAGAGTGATAGTAAggtataggagttataggagtccttctgtgtgttataattaagcaataagtcacgagggggtgtggtatatggccaatataccacggctatgggCTGTTCCTGAGCATGACGCACCGTGGAATGCTTGGATACAGCCCTTGGTATATTGGTCATGTACCAcaaaccccgaggtgccttattactattataaactggttaccaacgtaattagagcagtaacaaGAAATGTTTTGACAAacccacagctttcagccaatcagcattcagggctcgaaccacccagtttataatggcagTTGGGTGTCATCAACTGTGATATTTCCCAGGATTCCCTGTGACTCAGCAGACTAACTGACAGGAGCAGAAGCTCCACAatcacatgacacacacacacacacgtacacagacaCTCAGAGACATGCACAAGCGTACGCACAAACACTCagacagaagaagaaaaacaagAGTACTTTATTGTTCATTTTCTTGGAGAGAACCGAAATGTCTTTTTACTTTCAGCCCAaacccccgacacacacacacactacacaaatTGTTGAAGCTTATGTGTCATGTGCTGAATATAGAGATGGATCTAtcctgggactgtgtgtgtgtgtgtgtgtgtgtgtgtgtgtgtgtgtgtgtgtgtgtgtgtgtgtgtgtgtgtgtgtgtgtgtgtgtgtgtgtgtgtgtgtgtgtgtgtgtgtgtgtgtgtgtgtgtgtgtgtgtgtgtgtgtgtgtgtgtgtgtgtgtgtgtgtgtgcgtgcgtgcgtgcgtgcgtgcgtgcgtgcgtgtgcgtgtgcgataCTGTATGAGATGGAGGCTTGGGATACATTGTAACCCGAGTGGAGCATTCCAACGTGCCGAGAAGCAGCTGTTCccgagtttgtgtatgtgtgagctTACAAAAAGAGGGTCGCCTGTATTGAACCAGGGATCTGCAGTGAGAATACGGCCGTGCTTACCGACACTTTACCGGACACGTTTACCATATGCTGATCAGCACAACCACCTAACTTCACCCCCCAGCCCAGCTGTTTAGCAAAGAAGTGACAGC
Encoded proteins:
- the ldb3b gene encoding LIM domain-binding protein 3b isoform X2; this translates as MATYTVTLNGSAPWGFRLHGGKDFNMPLTISRITPGSMAAGGSLVQGDIITSVDGLSTEGMTHLEAQNKIKMASNKLALTMQKSKRPTLVAMATPRMDSPMSVIPHQKIIANTAGNQEYVPSFNPIALKDSALSTHKPIEVRGPGGKATIVHAQYNTPISMYSQDAIMDAIAGQSQSKGHEGDDVPAGSPLAGSLPMKDPVVDSASPVYQAVIQTHDRDEEIAEWARRAANLQSKSFKMLAHLTGTEYMQDPDEEALQRSRDKFESEVKGPRFRKLKNWHNGLSAQILNVPETPF